In Cryptococcus neoformans var. neoformans JEC21 chromosome 5 sequence, one genomic interval encodes:
- a CDS encoding ribosomal large subunit assembly and maintenance-related protein, putative: MSKAVLAAAEKTKSKDKAGPSEGVKPRKDKVLMLSSRGVTQRMRHLMRDLEALLPHVKRDSKLDTKSSLHLLNELADLHSCSNTLYFEARRHEDLYLWLSRSPNGPSVKCHVQNLHTMDELKMTGNCLKGSRGLVCFDGSWEGEHWSLMKEMFTHAFSVPKTSRKLKPFIDHILLFSLLDNKIWFRNYQIIEKDPLTPSGPPQSSLVEIGPRFVLTPIKIFEGSFGGPTLFSNSEFITPAAMRASVKRIAGEKYRVRKEGEKDREERRKRVREDVEEDELARKKVFA; encoded by the exons ATGTCCAAAGCAGTTCTCGCCGCCGCagaaaagacaaagagCAAGGACAAGGCAGGCCCCAGTGAAGGGGTCAAGCCAAGGAAGGACAAAGTCCTCATGCTCTCCTCTCGAGGTGTCACTCAGCGCATGAGGCATCTTATGCGAGACCTCGAAGCTTTGTTACCGCATGTCAAACGAG ACTCTAAGCTCGACACAAAatcatctctccatctcctcaacgAATTAGCGGATCTCCACTCTTGCTCAAACACCCTTTACTTTGAAGCCCGACGACATGAAGACCTTTATCTCTGGCTTTCTCGATCTCCCAACGGCCCTAGTGTCAAATGCCACGTTCAAAATTTGCATACCATGGATGAGCTCAAGATGACCGGAAACTGTTTGAAGGGAAGCAGAGGTTTGGTTTGCTTTGATGGATCGTGGGAAGGAGAACACTGGAgcttgatgaaggagatgttCACACAT GCTTTTAGCGTTCCCAAGACTTCCAGGAAATTGAAGCCTTTCATTGACCAcatcttgctcttctcaCTTTTGGACAACAAGATTTGGTTTAGGAACTACCAA ATAATTGAAAAAGATCCTCTTACTCCCTCCGGCCCTCCTCAATCGTCCCTTGTCGAAATCGGTCCCCGATTCGTCCTTACTCCCATCAAGATCTTTGAAGGCTCTTTTGGTGGTCCCACCCTCTTTTCCAACTCTGAATTCATCACTCCTGCGGCCATGAGGGCGAGTGTGAAGCGCATTGCTGGTGAGAAGTACAGGGTcaggaaggagggtgagaaggacagggaagagaggagaaaaagggtCAGAGAAGAcgtcgaggaggacgagttGGCCAGAAAGAAGGTGTTTGCTTAG
- a CDS encoding expressed protein: MSDSHDSPQTAGHAPHTEHSHPSPTPPSNHTSPPLSSQPPHEQHNPPLHHPPQHAHIGDDEAAALAMEADMDASVMIDPALLGDEEGFDPTTLANLAALSRIINDDDEDMQVDEMAPEPEPEDEPLETGSPREPLTREQVQEFMNQLAQRDKSKDQEEDKDKDHEGNKDKDQDDARDKGDKEGDQEEEEVRSEKGDDEYEEQGKVKGKRKRNRTVLSCTEHCDRNIPCSRCVKRGIPGLCRMEHPVLPRRKRRRPQEDEDLNYELGLRVQALESLLRGTGSFIDADQAHAAAHETVRDATKAAKAGSQDATNALAQLSQGVEGMSRGAQSSLLLDVLQQLTAASMGRPLSGSSSAASGDKKGLELWSSLPKASQETTVAIASAFEDDDAPNKINICTPGYRDETGKLFVPPTVRYAEKQLNSESMVSREALPIEGHAPFLDAGVKFAYGGDSHPYRHKRVAAVQAVSLTGALRLAGTFLSRFPTLPPTKTVFIPSPTTDEDVTALQDAGLEIRSFRFLDLKTGGVDWESLREDLQDAPMKSIVLLHVSGSVPSGAELTTNQWRLLASLLQEREMIPLVIMAFQGLSSGDTNRDAQALRFMVHEGLPVVLVQNFDATMGLYADSPSIVSIVTRNSEDKDRVESQLRAIGRGMWIHPSPWGAHIAHQILTDAKLHPSWLKEMRLMSDRLRSARSKLYMQLVDKLKTPGDWAHIKKANGMYCTALLPSAQTEALTAKHHIHLLPDGCFNLGSLNSSKIDALSRAIDSVVREGIREAEEAQAHRLAMELALAAAKEQAAREETQREEEREAAEMRAAREEDTLLMERSIANAIERQKREEEEERKREEQRKREDEQQRKQREREEIARQAEAILATI, encoded by the exons ATGAGCGATAGCCACGATTCCCCACAAACCGCCGGCCACGCTCCGCACACCGAGCACTCCCACCCGTCCCCGACTCCCCCCTCAAATCACACAAGCCCTCCACTCTCCTCACAGCCGCCGCACGAGCAACACAACCcgcccctccaccaccccccACAGCATGCACATATCGGCGACGATGAAGCTGCTGCACTGGCCATGGAAGCAGATATGGACGCATCGGTCATGATAGACCCTGCACTCTTGGGCGATGAGGAGGGCTTTGATCCCACAACGCTTGCCAATCTTGCAGCTCTTTCGAGGATCATtaatgacgatgacgaagaCATGCAGGTAGACGAGATGGCGCCAGAGCCAGAACCGGAAGATGAACCGCTTGAGACGGGATCGCCTCGAGAGCCGCTTACCAGAGAACAGGTACAAGAGTTCATGAACCAGCTTGCTCAAAGAGATAAGAGCAAagaccaagaagaagataaagacAAGGATCATGAAGGAAATAAAGACAAGGACCAAGACGATGCACGCGATAAGGGCGATAAGGAAGGTgatcaagaggaagaagaagtgcgtagtgaaaaaggagatgacgaGTATGAAGAGCAGGGAAAGGtcaaaggaaaaagaaagagaaacagAACTGTCCT GAGTTGTACCG AACAT TGCGACCGGAATATCCCGTGCAGTAGATGTGTCAAACGTGGCATCCCAGGATTATGCCGAATGGAGCACcctgttcttcctcgtcgaaAGCGCAGAAG GCctcaagaagatgaagatctCAACTACGAACTGGGCCTCCGCGTTCAGGCCCTGGAATCTCTTCTACGGGGTACTGGCTCATTCATTGATGCCGACCAAGCTCATGCAGCAGCCCACGAAACTGTCCGGGATGCTACGAAGGCTGCCAAGGCCGGTTCTCAGGATGCCACAAACGCATTGGCCCAGCTATCGCAAGGTGTCGAAGGCATGAGTCGGGGCGCGCAGTCAAGCTTGTTGCTTGATGTCTTGCAACAATTGACGGCCGCGAGTATGGGTAGACCGTTGAGTGGAAGCTCCAGTGCAGCCTCAGGCGATAAGAAAGGATTAGAGCTTTGGTCGTCACTGCCGAAAGCCTCCCAAGAGAC AACTGTCGCAATCGCTTCGGCCTttgaggacgatgatgcTCCGAACAAGATCAACATCTGCACTCCCGGGTACCGTGATGAGACAGGCAAACTCTTCGTGCCTCCTACGGTCCGTTATGCGGAGAAGCAACTTAATAGCGAAAGCATGGTGTCAAGGGAGGCTTTGCCAATCGAAGGCCATGCGCCTTTCCTTGACGCTGGAGTAAAATTCGCCTATGGAGGTGACAGTCACCCTTATAGACATAAGCGG GTCGCTGCCGTTCAAGCTGTTTCTCTCACTGGTGCTCTTCGTCTCGCTGGAACATTCCTCTCTCGCTTCCCTACACTTCCTCCTACCAAGACGGTCTTTATTCCTTCACCAACTACTGATGAAGACGTGACTGCCCTCCAAGATGCGGGGCTCGAAATCCGATCTTTTAGGTTCCTCGATCTGAAAACCGGTGGGGTTGACTGGGAAAGCTTACGCGAGGACTTGCAAGATGCCCCAATGAAGAGCATAGTGTTGTTGCATGTCAGCGGAAGTGTTCCTAGTGGTGCGGAGTTAACGACTAATCAGTGGAGATTACTGGCATCATTGTTACAA gaGCGAGAAATGATTCCGCTCGTGATCATGGCTTTCCAGGGTCTGTCATCAGGTGATACCAATCGCGACGCTCAAGCGCTCCGGTTCATGGTCCACGAAGGTCTTCCTGTCGTACTCGTCCAAAACTTTGACGCCACTATGGGTCTCTATGCCGATTCTCCCTCCATCGTCTCCATCGTTACACGAAATTCCGAAGATAAGGACCGTGTTGAATCGCAGCTTCGGGCTATTGGCCGTGGGATGTGGATACACCCTTCGCCTTGGGGTGCCCACATCGCACACCAGATATTGACGGATGCCAAGCTACATCCTTCAtggttgaaggagatgcGATTGATGTCAGACAGGTTGAGGAGTGCAAGAAGCAAGTTGTATATGCAGCTGGTGGACAAGTTGAAGACTCCTGGAGATTGGGCGCACATAAAAAAGGCAAACGGGATGTATTG TACCGCCCTGCTGCCTTCTGCTCAAACCGAGGCGCTAACCGCTAAGCATCATATCCATTTGCTTCCCGATGGATGTTTTAACCTCGGATCTCTCAATAGCTCAAAGATTGATGCCCTCAGTCGTGCCATTGACTCTGTGGTTAGAGAAGGTATAcgagaggcggaagaggcTCAGGCCCATCGTTTGGCCATGGAATTAGCATTGGCGGCTGCCAAAGAGCAAGCAGCAAGGGAAGAGACTcagagagaggaagagagggaggcGGCAGAGATGCGTGCCgcaagagaggaagacacATTGCTCATGGAGAGAAGTATTGCGAACGCTATcgagaggcagaagagagaagaagaagaagagcgaaagagggaagagcaaagaaagagagaggacgAACAACAGAGAAAgcaaagggagagagaagagattgcAAGACAGGCAGAGGCTATTTTGGCGACTATTTAA
- a CDS encoding nucleolar protein family A member 2, putative, with amino-acid sequence MAPESTPKKEKKDKKRKSDVADTSIAPEPVAPEEGTASAEAVAMEVDGDRALKKQKKEKKEKRKSLAAEGAEEVEDKKAEFAVPADAISPIASPLAGKKLSKKLHKTVKKASKARQLKRGVKEVVKALRKGEKGLLLLASNITPIDVISHLPLLAEEAAGVEYCWVLSKEELGVYAGTKRATSCVLISTTPNKKATVSEEDRADVKATLEECMEEVKKLETAIKY; translated from the exons ATGGCTCCCGAATCAACccccaagaaggagaagaaggacaagaagaggaagtctGATGTTGCCGACACCTCTATCGCTCCCGAGCCTGTTGCCCCCGAGGAGGGTACCGCTAGTGCCGAAGCTGTTGCTATGGAGGTCGATGGTGACCGAGCTTTaaaaaagcaaaagaaggagaagaaggagaagaggaagagtctTGCCGCCGAGGGTGctgaggaggttgaggacaagaag GCTGAATTTGCTGTTCCTGCCGACGCTATTTCCCCCATAGCTTCCCCTCTTGCCGGCAAGAAACTCTCCAAGAAGCTGCACAAGACCGTCAAGAAGGCCTCCAAGGCTCGTCAGCTCAAGCGTGGTGTGAAGGAAGTTGTCAAGGCGCTCAGGAAGGGTGAGAAGGGGTTGCTGTTGCTCGCGAGCAATATTACGCCCATCGATGTCATCTCTCACTTGCCTCTACTGGCGGAGGAGGCTGCTGGTGTAGAATACTGCTGGGTATTGAGCAA GGAGGAGCTGGGTGTCTACGCCGGTACTAAGCGGGCAACATCATGTGTTCTCATCAG CACGACCCCCAACAAGAAGGCTACTGTCAGCGAGGAGGATCGTGCGGATGTCAAAGCAACTTTGGAAGAGTGCATGGAGGAGGTTAAAAAGCTCGAGACTGCCATCAAGTACTAG
- a CDS encoding aldehyde dehydrogenase, putative, translating to MSNVNIQTTISPYLQKPVCTRPLLAQPELDSVIAQSVKAHKSWKKVPLEKRIQIAQKWLEEFEKIADVACEDISTQMGRPISQCTGETNGTLWRARHIIDIAAECLKPVPQPKPPVEGVEKYFVKQPLGVVCVISPWNYPHLCLVNAVVAALISGNAVIIKPAPQTPSPAERWVSTWQAAGLPANVLQVVHLSQESTLKHLVADPRIDFVSFTGSVAAGRAVQQAAGSGKGFKGTCLELGGNDPAYVRQDVNIKFAAEQLVDGVVYNSGQSCAAVERIYVHSAIYDEFVKEFVEVAKQLKLGDPSKPDTTLGPVVSVASGSRIRKQIKDAIAAGAQVALDESFFPEAKEGTALVGPTVLTNVDHSMEIMTEETFGPVVGIMKVENDEEALALMNDSVYGLTASVWTNPSDPQSLAVFNQFAEELECGTVYLNKSDALDPSLPWSGWKNSGRGVSLSSFIYDVVNHTKSVMKRVAVPQ from the exons ATGTCAAACGTCAACATACAGACAACCATCTCCCCCTACCTTCAGAAGCCAGTTTGTACCAGGCCTCTCCTCGCGCAGCCAGAGCTCGATTCCGTCATCGCCCAAAGTGTGAAGGCGCACAAGAGTTGGAAAAAGGTTCCCCTCGAAAAGCGTATCCAGATCGCCCAGAAATGGCTT GAGGAATTCGAAAAGATCGCCGATGTCGCTTGCGAGGACATTTCCACGCAGATGGGGAG ACCTATCTCCCAATGTACTGGAGAGACTAATGGTACTCTCTGGAGGGCTCGTCACATCATTGACATTGCTGCTGAATGTCTCAAGCCTGTCCCTCAACCGAAGCCTCCTGTCGAAGGTGTGGAAAAGTATTTTGTTAAGCAACCTCTCGGTGTCGTCTG TGTGATTTCGCCTTGGAATTACCCCCACCTCTGCCTCGTCAACGCTGTCGTGGCTGCCCTCATTTCTGGCAACGCGGTTATCATTAAACCCGCTCCTCAAACCCCTTCCCCAGCTGAGCGATGGGTGTCCACTTGGCAAGCAGCCGGTCTTCCTGCCAACGTTTTACAGGTTGTTCACCTCTCTCAGGAGAGCACCCTTAAACATCTTGTCGCTGATCCCAGAATTGATTTTGTGTCATTTACTGGTAGCGTTGCCGCTGGACGTGCCGTGCAACAAGCCGCGGGCAGTGGCAAGGGCTTCAAGGGCACCTGTTTGGAGCTCGGTGGTAATGATCCTGCTTATGTTAGGCAGGATGTGAACATCAAGTTTGCGGCTGAACAGCTCGTTGATGGTGTGGTGTACAACTCTGGCCAGTCAT GCGCTGCTGTGGAGCGTATCTATGTGCACTCTGCCATCTATGACGAATTCGTTAAGGAATTTGTAGAGGTCGCCAAGCAGCTCAAGCTTGGCGACCCCTCCAAGCCAGACACTACTCTTGGTCCTGTCGTCAGTGTGGCAAGTGGTTCCAGGATTAGGAAGCAGATTAAGGACGCCA TCGCAGCAGGAGCTCAGGTTGCGCTTGACGAGTCTTTCTTCCCTGAGGCCAAAGAGGGAACTGCCTTGGTTGGCCCTACTGTTCTTACCAATGTAGATCACT CTATGGAGATTATGACCGAAGAGACTTTTGGCCCCGTCGTCGGTATTATGAAGGTTGAaaatgacgaggaggcTTTGGCGTTGATGAATGACTCCGTCTATGGCTTG ACCGCTTCTGTGTGGACCAACCCCAGTGACCCGCAATCTCTTGCTGTCTTCAACCAGTTCGCAGAAGAGTTAGAGTGCGGCACTGTCTACCTCAACAAGTCTGACGCGCTTGACCCCTCATTGCCCTGGAGCGGCTGGAAGAACTCTGGTCGTGGcgtttctctctcttccttcatctaCGATGTTGTGAACCACACCAAGAGTGTGATGAAGCGGGTGGCTGTTCCCCAATAA
- a CDS encoding expressed protein, whose amino-acid sequence MAHHHFVGINPAGLSFSHPTPPADHPAPPSSGSIHTPANFASIQEPITDPSAVAARRRGRPSTRGEAGVTPPPEIGWWEDRAPSWHKDAMQGGKSSMELLMEWSEEMKNQGHYYWMGVRDGGNLHQGASRFRDYLYAQHGPIRRSSKAIRNKVENIKQKFFEAQEWLKDPNGDHTTMTIPDVEKKLNKICRNYRFWETIFVELPPVDHEAGQNAEGSSSNQTLQSASQTAVRQGNGPLIRGIPVPEMGQAAADDAQRNVRRRLNDGSSATIPSDSSLVGRVLPASYLERTREERDREKHELAKKQQALNREQYELEQKKDERDQKRFEWEQTKHLVETALKIRELDIIPLEAAMIKARALYGQAREEDQAEATL is encoded by the exons ATGGCCCACCACCACTTCGTAGGCATAAACCCGGCAggcctctccttctcccatcccACCCCGCCAGCAGACCACCCCGCGCCCCCCTCCTCGGGCAGCATCCACACCCCAGCAAACTTCGCCAGCATTCAAGAACCCATCACAGACCCATCCGCTGTCGCCGCCCGCCGACGCGGTCGTCCTTCCACAAGGGGCGAAGCTGGCGTCACTCCGCCCCCAGAGATCGGATGGTGGGAGGACCGTGCGCCCAGCTGGCACAAGGATGCCATGCAGGGCGGCAAGTCTTCTATGGAGCTCCTGATGGAATGGTcagaggagatgaagaatcaAGGCCACTACTACTGGATGGGCGTCAGGGATGGCGGCAATCTGCATCAAGGTGCTTCGCGTTTTAGGGACTACTTATATGCCCAGCATGGTCCTATTAGGCGGTCAAGTAAGGCTATCAGAAATAAA GTGGAGAATATTAAGCAAAAGTTCTTTGAAGCCCAGGAATGGCTCAAGGATCCCAATGGGGACCATACCACCATGACCATTCCGGACGTCGAAA AAAAACTCAACAAGATCTGTCGCAACTACCGCTTCTGGGAAACCATCTTCGTAGAGCTTCCTCCAGTTGACCACGAAGCTGGCCAGAATGCCGAAGGGTCTTCATCCAACCAGACTCTTCAGTCTGCTTCTCAAACTGCCGTTCGACAGGGTAATGGGCCCCTCATCCGCGGTATTCCTGTTCCGGAAATGGGACAGGCAGCGGCCGATGATGCGCAGCGAA ATGTCCGCCGACGCCTTAATGATGGCAGCTCTGCCACTATTCCTTCCGACTCATCTTTGGTTGGTCGCGTGCTCCCTGCTAGCTACCTCGAACGCACCCGTGAAGAACGCGATCGCGAAAAGCATGAATTAGCGAAAAAGCAGCAAGCCCTCAACAGGGAACAATATGAACTCgagcagaagaaagatgagagagatCAGAAGAGATTTGAGTGGGAGCAGACTAAGCATCTGGTGGAGACGGCTTTAAAAATCCGAGAATTGGATATCATTCCGTTGGAAGCGGCGATGATCAAAGCTAGAGCTCTTTATGGCCAGGCgcgagaggaagatcaaGCTGAAGCTACTCTTTAA
- a CDS encoding polyphosphoinositide phosphatase, putative codes for MVSKGESRQTKEDATANALNSLSKFTLFRTKTRLYVIASTDNIHRVLKIDRTDPNTLNVVEDTTSYDEIELQQLLRMVKDGNKSQGGLDKVMDFYGLVGFIRFTTCWYMILMTKRSEVGLLGGHYIYHCDDTTLYPIGSKVEKSTLETKMVNTFNLVDLSKNFYFSYSYDLTNTLQTNLTVSANNRRWNTRFMWNHHLLSPAFNLEEPRGRSRWIIPLIHGFVDQAKIHVFSRTVYLTLIARRSRHYAGARFLTRGANEHGHVANEVETEQIVSEPLSTSFGQHDSSRPEQPLSDFSAGYGGYTSFVQYRGSIPVMWHQESNQMTPRPPIEITIKDPFYTPAAKHFDDLLGRYGAPIYILNLIKSRESVPRESKLLFEYGQCVKYLNQFLPEGKKMDYIAWDMSQAAKSGQQDVIGVLEDICEESLQATNFFHGGPARNAVGAGPHRDHPLLQHGILRVNCVDCLDRTNAAQFAIAKRAFGHQLYALGFLATPYLEFSCDAVDVLTEMYHDHGDTLAWQYTGSALVNRVDTYRRTKATQWSSHSRDILENIRRFYNNSMLDGDKQSAINLFLGVQPSVPTYDLTRPNYRQWYHPAHLEDPKADDLAPINQVYAEYYKPDKMSEFSNMYAFNMNSTSRFHAKSRYDNVSSPFEPREQSSHNSVPNARRIARRWATVAETSGSPHQPSSSPDRPVRLKTIQFESPPSAIELFIRSLYDPQDLPERILNYEFYTHYTESEGIDMVCEEQDLEMYRMVARMQEGGDEKELLHGTEMNMKLRMSDPPGDSGELAVESHQRLSKDMSTKDKQIIERYINMLSVPLSTGGEYSL; via the exons ATGGTCAGCAAAGGAGAGAGTCGGCAAACAAAAGAAGATGCCACAGCAAATGCACTCAACTCGCTTTCTAAATTTACTCTGTTTCGGACCAAAAC ACGTCTTTACGTGATTGCCTCAACCGATAATATCCATCGTGTCCTAAAGATTGATCGCACAGATCCCAACACTCTCAATGTAGTTGAAGATACGACTTCCTATGATGAAATAGAGTTACAGCAACTTTTGAGGATGGTCAAGGATGGGAACAAAAGCCAAGGTGGTTTGGATAAGGTTATGGATTTTTA TGGACTCGTGGGATTTATTCGGTTCACTACCTGTTGGTATATGATCCTCATGACAAAGAGGTCCGAGGTTGGACTGTTAGGTGGCCATTATA TCTACCATTGTGACGATACTACG CTCTATCCTATTGGTTCTAAGGTTGAAAAATCCACACTGGAAACTAA GATGGTTAATACGTTTAACCTCGTTGACCTTTCCAAGAATTTTTATTTCTC GTACTCCTATGATTTGACCAACACCCTTCAAACGAATCTGACAGTATCTGCGAATAATCGCCGTTGGAACACACGTTTTATGTGGAACCATCATCTCTTATCACCTGCGTTCAACCTCGAGGAACCACGGGGTAGAAGTAGATGGATAATACCTCTCATACATGGGTTTGTGGACCAAGCGA AAATTCATGTATTCTCGCGTACTGTTTACCTCACGCTTATTGCAAGGAGATCCCGACATTATGCTGGAGCTCGATTCCTTACCAGAGGAGCCAACGAGCAT GGCCATGTCGCAAACGAGGTCGAGACCGAACAAAT CGTTTCTGAGCCCCTTTCAACCTCGTTTGGGCAGCACGATAGCTCTAGACCCGAGCAACCCCTCTCAGACTTCAGTGCCGGTTATGGGGGCTATACCAGTTTTGTGCAGTACAGGGGAAGTATTCCAGTGATGTGGCACCAGGAATCAAATCAAATGACCCCGAGGCCTCCCATAGAAA TTACAATCAAGGATCCCTTTTACACCCCTGCTGCCAAGCACTTTGACGATTTATTGGGCCGGTACGGTGCCCCAATATACATTTTAAACCTTATAAAATCCCGGGAATCTGTTCCCCGTGAAAGCAAATTGCTTTTTGAGTACGGGCAATGTGTCAAATATCTGAATCAATTCCTGccagaaggaaagaagatggactATATCGCTTGGGATATGTCACAGGCTGCTAAAAG TGGACAACAAGATGTCATAGGGGTCCTCGAAGACATCTGCGAGGAGAGTCTTCAGGCCACCAACTTCTTTCATGGTGGGCCAGCTCGAAATGCCGTCGG GGCTGGGCCGCATCGAGATCATCCACTTCTACAACATGGAATTCTAAGGGTAAACTGCGTTGACTGTCTAGACAGAACAAATGCTGCCCAATTTGCCATCGCTAAACGAGCTTTTGGTCATCAATTGTATGCTCTAGGATTCCTTGCAACCCCCTATCTTGAGTTCTCGTGCGACGCAGTCGATGTCCTAACGGAGATGTATCATGATCACGGAGACA CTCTGGCTTGGCAGTACACCGGCAGTGCATTGGTCAACCGAGTAGACACGTACAGGAGGACGAAGGCCACTCAATGGAGTAGTCACTCACGAGATATACTTGAAAACATCAGGCGTTTCTATAATAATTCTATGCTGG ACGGTGACAAGCAATCTGCCATAAACTTATTC CTCGGCGTTCAACCCTCGGTACCCACTTACGACCTCACGCGTCCAAATTACCGACAATGGTACCATCCCGCTCACTTAGAAGATCCAAAAGCGGATGATTTGGCTCCCATCAACCAAGTGTATGCTGAATATTACAAGCCTGATAAAATGTCGGAATTCAGCAACATGTACGCTTT CAATATGAATTCTACCTCAAGATTCCATGC GAAATCGAGGTATGACAATGTGTCCAGCCCATTCGAGCCTCGTGAGCAATCCAGTCATAATTCTGTCCCGAA CGCTCGTCGCATCGCCCGTAGGTGGGCCACCGTGGCCGAGACATCTGGATCACCACATCAACCTTCGTCGTCCCCAGACCGACCTGTAAGGCTCAAAACGATTCAGTTCGAATCCCCTCCATCTGCCATCGAACTATTCATCAGATCCCTGTATGACCCTCAAGATCTGCCTGAGCGGATATTGAATTATGAGTTTTACACCCATTATACCGAGTCAGAAGGCATCGATATGGTCTGCGAGGAACAGGATCTGGAGATGTACCGCATGGTAGCCAGGATGCaagagggaggagacgAAAAGGAGCTTTTACATGGCACCGAAATGAATATGAAGTTGAGAATGAGCGATCCCCCGGGAGATAGCGGAGAATTGGCTGTGGAAAGCCATCAGCGACTGTCGAAGGACATGTCCACAAAAGACAAGCAAATTATAGAGAGGTACATCAACATGCTTAGTGTACCACTTTCTACGGGGGGGGAATATAGCTTGTAA